From Triticum aestivum cultivar Chinese Spring chromosome 4A, IWGSC CS RefSeq v2.1, whole genome shotgun sequence, a single genomic window includes:
- the LOC123083356 gene encoding uncharacterized protein: MAAPGADEHRKRRRGRPSPADLLLNCDLPPPAKLFGPLPTLLHRLESAAGADKKGDGGNDELRRALRLSQSRAREAEQKLAATNGGLAALLVRDSVLLSAHRRWVMMLEAENTALRAAGAEPEDDEGEDGPRQSVAAAWWVALAVCVVGLALTNLLL, encoded by the exons ATGGCCGCGCCGGGCGCCGACGAGCACCGGAAGCGGCGCCGGGGACGGCCCTCGCCCGCCGATCTGCTCCTCAACTGCGACCTGCCCCCTCCGGCCAAACTCTTCGGCCCTCTCCCGACTCTTCTTCACAG ATTGGAGAGCGCGGCGGGGGCGGACAAGAAGGGCGACGGCGGCAACGACGAGCTGCGGCGGGCGCTGCGGCTGTCGCAGTCGCGGGCGCGGGAGGCGGAGCAGAAGCTGGCTGCGACCAACGGAGGCCTCGCGGCGCTGCTGGTGCGGGACTCGGTGCTGCTCTCGGCGCACCGCCGGTGGGTGATGATGCTCGAAGCCGAGAACACCGCGCTCAGAGCCGCCGGCGCCGAGCCTGAAGATGATGAGGGGGAGGATGGCCCCCGGCAGAGTGTCGCCGCCGCGTGGTGGGTCGCGCTGGCGGTCTGCGTCGTCGGCCTCGCCCTCACTAACCTCCTACTCTGA